In a single window of the Nicotiana tomentosiformis chromosome 8, ASM39032v3, whole genome shotgun sequence genome:
- the LOC104115250 gene encoding phospholipid hydroperoxide glutathione peroxidase, chloroplastic-like isoform X2, with protein sequence MTSMVLSSPLNALPHLKLRINSSSCIYLSNKISLESSKSSFSNGDFTFPSPNFSTFVSKSPSLNVITAQTSPLGEHTIYEFQAKEKRRGLSLSCFRGKVLLIVNVPEQGSVWTESQYELLHYLYDNHKSQGFEIAAFVYDKKETDKEGNDAQKAPSRGQVEINAARFRVFDKDHIKHLLLEDID encoded by the exons atgacCTCTATGGTTCTTTCATCGCCTTTGAATGCTTTACCACATTTAAAACTAAGAATAAACTCTTCTTCATGTATTTATTTATCCAACAAGATCTCTCTTGAATCCTCTAAATCTTCATTTAGCAATGGTGACTTCACTTTTCCTtcaccaaatttctcaacatTTGTATCAAAATCTCCATCTTTGAATGTTATCACTGCCCAAACATCTCCACTTGGAGAACACACCATCTATGAATTCCAAGCAAAG GAAAAGAGAAGAGGTCTCTCACTCAGTTGCTTTAGAGGGAAGGTTCTTCTGATTGTCAATGTTCCTGAGCAAGG TTCCGTGTGGACAGAATCGCAGTATGAATTACTCCATTATCTATATGACAACCATAAATCTCAAG GGTTCGAGATTGCAGCATTTGTGTACGATAAGAAAGAAACTGATAAAGAAGGAAATGATGCACAAAAAGCACCATCAAGGGGACAGGTAGAGATTAATGCTGCTAGATTTCGAGTATTCGACAAG GATCACATCAAGCATTTACTCTTGGAGGATATAGATTGA
- the LOC104115250 gene encoding probable phospholipid hydroperoxide glutathione peroxidase isoform X1, with product MTSMVLSSPLNALPHLKLRINSSSCIYLSNKISLESSKSSFSNGDFTFPSPNFSTFVSKSPSLNVITAQTSPLGEHTIYEFQAKEKRRGLSLSCFRGKVLLIVNVPEQGSVWTESQYELLHYLYDNHKSQGFEIAAFVYDKKETDKEGNDAQKAPSRGQVEINAARFRVFDKVKLNGQRAHPLFVHLRLKFGRGEPIKTEFHKFLVDRNGVAYKSFSLDTPRHEIEDHIKHLLLEDID from the exons atgacCTCTATGGTTCTTTCATCGCCTTTGAATGCTTTACCACATTTAAAACTAAGAATAAACTCTTCTTCATGTATTTATTTATCCAACAAGATCTCTCTTGAATCCTCTAAATCTTCATTTAGCAATGGTGACTTCACTTTTCCTtcaccaaatttctcaacatTTGTATCAAAATCTCCATCTTTGAATGTTATCACTGCCCAAACATCTCCACTTGGAGAACACACCATCTATGAATTCCAAGCAAAG GAAAAGAGAAGAGGTCTCTCACTCAGTTGCTTTAGAGGGAAGGTTCTTCTGATTGTCAATGTTCCTGAGCAAGG TTCCGTGTGGACAGAATCGCAGTATGAATTACTCCATTATCTATATGACAACCATAAATCTCAAG GGTTCGAGATTGCAGCATTTGTGTACGATAAGAAAGAAACTGATAAAGAAGGAAATGATGCACAAAAAGCACCATCAAGGGGACAGGTAGAGATTAATGCTGCTAGATTTCGAGTATTCGACAAG gtAAAACTGAATGGTCAAAGGGCACATCCACTCTTTGTACATCTAAGGTTAAAATTTGGGAGAGGAGAACCTATCAAGACTGAATTCCACAAGTTTCTCGTAGACAGAAATGGTGTAGCTTACAAAAGCTTCTCATTGGACACACCACGTCACGAGATTGAG GATCACATCAAGCATTTACTCTTGGAGGATATAGATTGA